CGATTATTTGTTAGATTTGAGGATCGAGATGGAGATTttatttcttggattttgttGGCAAATAAAGGCCGTAGTTCAAATGCATTTACTGCtttattaaatgatattttatttatatgagttgggttcaagttacacttagtgtaactctaagaaatattacatcacccaataatttgttaataaatttatattttaaaaattccatTTTTGGATTAAATGTCCTATACGTTCTAAACATGCATGCCATTTTTCATaccaattagatattatttactattcaatgcattaacttatcttttatgcatcattttaaactacaaaaatttgaatttaaacaattaattgataacATTGCTATTAATTTTCGATCACCATAAaaatttgcaagcatggagaatatacaaagataatgtaaaTCAGCAgatgatttgtcaaaattcgcatccaattaaaaaatattgactgGTGTAACATTGCAGTTACATCAAATGTAACTTGgacccaactctctctctctttatatatatatatatatatatatatatatatatatatatatatatatatatatatatacatttgtgCTTGTAAGCCAATGAATTATTAAaatgtgtattttattttttgaaaggtGTTCATTACAACTAATAATTAAGTatttactaatttttaatatgtgCTCCTATGGCACTAGTTAATTGGACCTTTTCTTAATGCTATCATATAATTTAGATATGATCCTAGGATGatatatgataaaatattggTGTTTTGGAAGCAAATATcttaagggcctgtttggtcaCCCAGTTTGAGCAACGTTGTTTTGTGTTTAAACACCCAAACAGGTGGGCCCCATGCTGAAATCTTTGTTTGGTACGTGAGTCTGAACTAGAAATGTTTGAGTTGTGTTGAAGCGCTGTTTAAGCAAGTGTTTCACATGAGATGAGTTCTGTTCAAGCTTGTTTAAGTGTGTGTTTCACTATGCTCTGGGCCCACGTGTATAATCATACCGTCTCTTCTCTCCCACGCGTCAGTGTAGCGTGGTTTCTCTGCAATGGCTCTCCCACGGGTCGTCATAACAAGGAACTTGACTCTGTCCGATGgcagctttaaaaaaaaaaaaaaaaaaaaactcttaccAAACACACAACTTCATATTTCTAAACATCAAAATATCTATTTAAAATACAttaccaaacacatttttctctttatgaatactataaatacatatttttaataacactttttaaactacatttttagaaattttaaacaGCGTTACTCAAACTTCTCTGCCAAACAGCCCCTAAACGTTTTTGTGTCAACAGTCGGCGCAAGAACAATATCTAAAACATCAGTTAAAACACACCTTCAATAATAATTGGAAGCCATGATACTACGATCCTATTTGGATTCCTCTCAAGTATGAAGTATATACGAGACTATGATTACCCTTTTTTGCTATTTGATTATAGTAAGTTATAACTTTTGTCACAATTATTCTACGCGACAGTATGCAACTGGTTACTTATCACTTTAATATAAATTCGTAATTTTTTCTCCACCATTAACATTAGCAGCTTGCtaattattgacaaaaattatgttttaatttgtagtactataattttttaagaatggAAATGGGATGGCAATAGAAAGATAGTAGACCGGATATAACTTAATATCCATCCGGGCCCACCATTTCTCGTACTCCGAACCTGGGCTGAAAATTGGTTGGCTCCAAAGTGAAAAATTGTACAGACCATTTTGCCCCTTGTGACTTAGCAAACTTcttatattttgtgtttttctgATTTTCTTTTGGCACCTTCAACCATAAAAAGTTTATACGAATTAAGATATGACTAAAAGGATCTTAAAATAGgtaaaaatgacttgaaaataGATAGAGGTATTTTTAAATTGGAAAAATGCATACATAATTGATTTgaaatcatattataattttaaccaaaatgaatttttggagtggatttaaaaaaagaaaagaaaaagaaaggaaaattaaagaatatgtgtgatatatatatatatatatatatatatatgtatgtatgtatgtatgtatatatatgtgtgtacaTATTTTGCATACACTGTTATAATGGTAATTATCATctaatatatttgatattttttggtattttccttccaaacaaTGTTAGAAAatcacaataaatttcatattttttttttcacaacattgATGGGGTAGATTATAATTATAGAACATTACTTTCCaccaatatcatttttattatagatCAATTACAGCATTTTATGTTATcagttatgaaaaaaattgtaaattgttTTGTGTATCTAATcttattgtttttcttctctaccaaaaagaaaaaggaaatcaatattattattattattttttatacaagatagaaattttactctagcctaatctaagtgtatatgcgtgtgaaacttcctcctagagacttgaaccccggtccttgcctccacaccccacaagtacttatacttgtggagtgactatcgcaccaagagtgtgccgtggttaatattattttgattgGTTCACTTTTCTATCTTTCTTGCCAAACAATTATgatagaaaacatttttttccttcattttttccAACCTCCTTACTTAGTAGAACATTCTTTGAAGTCCTTTGTATTACAAtatagaaaatactaaatttaattaatagttaTAGATTAAacattacttataaaaattattttcaaaatttacttgATTATGAGGATAAGCGTAATATTAAATCGGTCTGGTTAATGTATGCTCTTAggatattaattaattatgtattttaaaatttttttatgaaaattgaaaaaactgtaaaaaaaatttaatcacttttcatgaaattttatttccttaaaaTAAAGGGTTCAATTGGTAGAATGTTTTGTTATCGAATTAGCAATTTGGGTATGAATCCCACCTATATACAAAAAAAACTACTTGGTATTTTTGTCTTATGATAAAGAGTAATAATGATGGAGTAGTAGtggtaaatttaattgtaaGTTTATCTCCCTTAAGAGACTTAATGTGACTCACATAAAATTTATCCTAATTATTCAATTGGtatatatttagatttatttaatttaataataataataataataagagtgacagataaatattcatccaattagaaatcaatttgtaaaaataaattagtatgTTATTTGGTGAACACACACGGAAACCATAATTTTCAGTTAAATTCATTGATGGAAGGAATATAAAAGAGAACCAAGGTGAAAATGAAATGGATCGAtagttaattttttgaaaagaagcTTGTTTTTTTGGCCAATGGGTTTTCTAGTGTACAAACATATATTAGAAGAATTCCTTTCTAATTTATTATTCACGCAGTAAGATTTTCACTTGAATAACAATGAAAGGAGGAAAGTTTTTCTTTCCTTACATCAAATCCTATAgtatcttttacaaaaaattgtaaaaaaaaaaaaaaaaaaaaaaaaacaatagagtGAGAAGAAAGATAGAAACAGAGATTCCTCATACATTCATTGTCTCATTCTCatcattattttaaaacttcCTTCTTCTAGCGAAGGCTATCCTCCTACTCACTCAACTACCAAAGGACAGCCTCTTCCCCGCCAGAACTTAATCAACAACATCATCATGGACTCCTTCAATTCTCTAAATCTTCTTCTTTAACACCTCCTTCACAAGATTCTCTAAATGGCAACTTCATCTTCCTTATTTCGATCCaaaaaactctctcttttcctcaACCTATCCTTCCTCTTACTCCTCACTCTCTATCTCAAAACCAATCTCTTTCCCTCCAACCTTAACTCAACTTTGTTTCACCTATCCTACAATATTAGACCCCCAACAACCACCATCTCCCATCTTCGCCGCCTCAGTGATATCACCACAAATGGTTGCACCGGCCTTCAAAAGTACACTGATAATAAGTACAAGTGCTTCTATATCAAAACACATATTGGCTGCAGGCCTAAAGGGTACATAGATTATCTCCAAATCTTTTACTGCAATTTTGGCCAATTTCCTATTCTGGGTCATTTTGTACTTCTGTTATGGCTTCTTGTTTTGTTCTATCTATTGGGAAATACAGCTGCAAATTATTTCTGTTCTTCTTTAGAAAGCTTGTCTAAGATCTTGAAGCTCTCACCAACCATAGCTGGAGTCACCCTCCTTTCACTAGGAAATGGTGCTCCTGACGTCTTTGCCTCTATTGTCTCTTTCACAAAATCAGGCAATGGTGATCTTGGGCTTAATAGTGTCTTGGGGGGTGCCTTCTTTGTGTCTAGTATTGTTGTTGGAATTATAAGTATTGTAATTTCCTCTCATCGGATTTCGGTTGATAAGTGTAGCTTTATTAGAGATgccctcttcttcctcttctctcttttttccctaCTCTTGATTGTAGCTATTGGGAAAATCAACTTGTGGGGTGCCATTTGTTTTACTTCTATTTACTTTGTTTATGTCTGTGTTGTCTCGGCAATGCATTTCTTCTGTGGAGATAAAGACAATGGGGCTGGGCATGTGGGGGAGACTGGTATACCATTACTCGGTTATATTGGTGAAGAAAAACCAGTCTTGAAATCCGCTCttgaagaacaagaacaaattGCGAACTTTTTGAATCTTAATCCAGAAATTTGTTACTATGTTGCCAAAATTGTACACGTTTTAGAGTTGCCACTTTACTTGCCAAGAAGACTGACTATACCTGTTGTTAGCGAGGAGAATTGGTCTAAGCCTTATGCAGTTTTATCAGTAACTTTGGCGCCAGTTTTGTTAGCAGCCCTTGCTAACACCCAGAGAGAAAATGTGAGCTTAAGGAGCGGCCTGGTGACTTACTTTACAGCGGGGTTAATTGGGATGGTTTTTGGGAATCTTGCATGTGTGACCACAAAAAAGTCTAGCCCACCAAAGAGGTGTTTGTTTCCTTGGCTAGCTGGAGGATTTTTAATGAGTGTCACTTGGACTTATATTATTGCTGAGGAATTAGTATCTTTGTTGGTTTCTCTTGGTCATATAATTGGGATTAACCCTTCTGTTCTGGGGCTGACTGTTCTTGCCTGGGGAAACTCACTAGGAGATTTGATAGCCAATGTTGCTATGGCAATCAATGGTGGGGCAGATGGGGCCCAAATTGCTATATCAGGATGCTATGCTGGACCCATGTTCAATGTGttgatgggtttgggtttgtcacttggtttttcatcattttctgaATATCCATCTTCATTTGAAATTCCTGGAGATCCTTCTCTCTATGAGACTCTGGGGTTTCTTATGGCGGGCTTGCTTTGGGCTCTTGTGATATTGCCCAAAAAGAATATGAGGTTGGATAAGTCTCTTGGATATGGGCTTTTGACCATTTACTTTTGCTTTCTGTTCCTGAGGCTAGCAAGGGCTTTTGGTCTTTTGAATCTTCATGGGAGCCCCTTCAAAGTCTAAAAATGTGAAGTGCATTTTTATGGAGGAACTTTATGTACATTATGATAAATTGCACTGCACTACTGTATGCAGCAATACGCGAACttggttttctttcttcctcttaaAAAGGTGGGATTCTTTTCTATTATGGAACTTTTAATATTATGTTGTTGAACACTACTATAAGAATCAAAATTTCCTTGCAGTAAATAGCCAAAATTTCtttgattaattatgattgCTCTTTTATGACAATAACttttttggtatatattttattttctttccatatttttctttctcgtttcattttttaccaaaaaaaaaaaaaaacgcattGCTTTTTCAATTTGCCAAAAGGGAGAGGGGAAAACTTGCGTAAATAACTAAATAGTACCATCATTCTATAACCTTATCCGACCCTAACTCCTCATCCAGACAAATACAACTCAATCATTGTGACACTAAGACTTATTgatgtaatattttttacaatattttgcATACCAATTGAGTtagtaagttttttaatttttatcaattttcattTGCACATATCATTAACTTCATTTTATTGTCTACTATTTAccacttttcagttttcagctccataattgtaaaataagaaaaaactagTGAAATTGatgaatttaatatttatttcatataaaaaaggTAATAtcttaaaaagttatatatatatatatatatatatataatattttaaaacgAAAATAAACGCACCAAACAAATGCTAGTTATCCATCACCATCcttttctaagtttttttttttttgatgaattttctaAGTTTTCTTGTAGTCATTTACTTGAGTCACGTTGGACTAATTCACAGGAACTTAATCACACCAGCCTTAAAAAATCCcaaagttaaaattttacattatcTACCCGTGCTTTTGCTTCAAGTTAGCAAGTTCTGTTCAATTTATCTTAGGCATATCCAATGCTTCGCCTACTAAATTTTTGATTGAAGGAGCTATCAATTATTtcctctcatttaaaaaaaaaaaaatcttaaggtTAATATTTTAGAGTAATcttatttatttgatttcttttttgtagCTTTAAATTAGTTCaactattaaaatttattatattaaaaagagaTTTAGGACTCAAAGTTTCAAAATGaacctatataaaaaattaattagtattttaacttaaaaatatatatttttaatttttaaattatccTTTTTGACTGGATGTCCAACTTTAATGATGTATAATTGGGCCCGCTTCCCATAAAGAAAAGGCTCCCTTTATGTAATGTTGGCATTGAATGTTGACAACTGATAGCGGTCAATTAATTGAGAAAACATACACGTACAATAATGTTGAGTGCCCAATAACCCCGTGAACATCGTGTTATTGAACTTTTGGACGTTTTTGGACAAATTGGCGTCCTGCCTCCAAGTGGCAGAGAATGGTGCCAACCTTGGacaacttgttaaaaaaataattcaaagtattgtgGTCCATTTTCGAAACATCATTGTTGAATTTGTGTCAGGTAGATGGCTACGAGTGATAGGGCATTTGAAGTGATCTATCCATCatccttctatatatatatatatatatatatatatatatatatatatatatatattattttttttttttaatttaaaaataatattataaatgtcaaataacaaatttcattttgaattcaaaaaaatttaagattttattttctaacattaaaaaaaaatatatagatactacttatttctaaagtttattatttttatttgtttgaaaaataaaaaaaattctatattatAATAGAAGCAAATTATTAccatttacaaaaaataaataaaaatataagagtCTTTGAGCACGCGCTctaatgtatatatattagaaaaaattcaattagattttaattggattatcaattttgtgtcacgtgttttatttaattttaaattttgtgtcaagtgaattattaagtgtAAAAATACAAAGAgcccaaatccaattagattatATTGGATTTCAATCAGACTCTTTTgaatatacaccactgtaaATTTCTTGAAAACATTCTCCCCTCTTTTTACGtgtatgtgttaaaaatatttagtattctaaaaaaaaaaaagatttcaattCGAGTCCAATTTTTCGCACGTGctcatctaaatttttttttcctaaaaaaagtgtttttaatttttgtgacaagtgaattattaggtgcaaaaactGAAGAGTCCAAAACCAATTAATAAAAGTATA
This genomic stretch from Castanea sativa cultivar Marrone di Chiusa Pesio chromosome 9, ASM4071231v1 harbors:
- the LOC142609895 gene encoding cation/calcium exchanger 1, with protein sequence MATSSSLFRSKKLSLFLNLSFLLLLTLYLKTNLFPSNLNSTLFHLSYNIRPPTTTISHLRRLSDITTNGCTGLQKYTDNKYKCFYIKTHIGCRPKGYIDYLQIFYCNFGQFPILGHFVLLLWLLVLFYLLGNTAANYFCSSLESLSKILKLSPTIAGVTLLSLGNGAPDVFASIVSFTKSGNGDLGLNSVLGGAFFVSSIVVGIISIVISSHRISVDKCSFIRDALFFLFSLFSLLLIVAIGKINLWGAICFTSIYFVYVCVVSAMHFFCGDKDNGAGHVGETGIPLLGYIGEEKPVLKSALEEQEQIANFLNLNPEICYYVAKIVHVLELPLYLPRRLTIPVVSEENWSKPYAVLSVTLAPVLLAALANTQRENVSLRSGLVTYFTAGLIGMVFGNLACVTTKKSSPPKRCLFPWLAGGFLMSVTWTYIIAEELVSLLVSLGHIIGINPSVLGLTVLAWGNSLGDLIANVAMAINGGADGAQIAISGCYAGPMFNVLMGLGLSLGFSSFSEYPSSFEIPGDPSLYETLGFLMAGLLWALVILPKKNMRLDKSLGYGLLTIYFCFLFLRLARAFGLLNLHGSPFKV